Proteins from a single region of Apium graveolens cultivar Ventura chromosome 7, ASM990537v1, whole genome shotgun sequence:
- the LOC141670818 gene encoding uncharacterized protein LOC141670818, with the protein MASHQAPEFDSVNSTPRSLDHQEPRLRFMCSFGGKILPRPHDDQLRYVGGDTRIVAINRQTTFSSLLEKLAKFVGTTSISMKYQLPNEDLDALITITNDEDIENMMDEYDRLVHNNPPHSKLARLRIFLFPTDVNSRNSSISSLNSLFTGSAKREHWFFDALNARAGSGLYRLGSEASSIVSEVPDYLFGLENSDDPSRESKSKTDLGSPAPVVSSPFCSTSSGLGPTYTTPVPDLKPVKTKPEIPVSEPKQGAFQEVTDSNDPKFVQPGYGDNAMWNYGPGGQYLNPGGQHMPVYYLPGSVPPPGTVGLQQVPMQAQYVQRYSVGHNQIPVGLHQQVQGMGQVYARERNPYDIRRTPSGVGQQEVYYEVGNAAAIPMYSRMVAPGGEEIEGATNNFIAGQVL; encoded by the coding sequence ATGGCTTCACACCAAGCACCCGAATTCGACTCAGTAAACTCAACACCACGCTCATTAGACCACCAAGAACCACGTCTCCGCTTCATGTGCAGCTTTGGCGGCAAAATCTTACCCCGCCCTCACGATGATCAACTCCGTTATGTTGGTGGAGACACTCGTATAGTTGCCATCAACCGTCAAACTACCTTCTCATCGCTACTCGAAAAGCTAGCTAAATTTGTAGGTACAACCAGTATCAGCATGAAGTACCAGCTACCAAATGAAGATCTTGATGCTCTTATTACAATAACTAATGATGAAGATATCGAGAACATGATGGATGAGTATGACAGATTGGTACATAATAATCCTCCTCACTCCAAGTTGGCTCGGCTTCGAATTTTCTTATTTCCAACTGATGTCAATTCTAGAAATAGTAGCATTAGCTCCCTTAACTCACTCTTTACTGGCTCGGCTAAGCGGGAGCATTGGTTTTTTGATGCTTTAAATGCAAGGGCCGGATCAGGCCTATATCGACTTGGATCTGAGGCTTCGTCGATTGTATCTGAAGTCCCGGATTATCTTTTTGGGTTGGAAAATTCGGATGATCCGTCTCGTGAATCCAAGTCCAAGACAGATTTGGGTTCTCCTGCTCCGGTTGTCTCATCACCATTTTGCTCCACTTCTTCGGGCTTGGGACCAACTTATACGACACCAGTTCCGGATCTTAAACCCGTTAAGACCAAGCCCGAAATCCCAGTTTCTGAACCGAAGCAGGGTGCGTTTCAAGAGGTAACTGACAGTAATGACCCAAAGTTTGTACAACCAGGATATGGCGATAATGCGATGTGGAATTATGGTCCAGGTGGTCAGTATCTGAACCCGGGAGGACAGCACATGCCAGTTTATTACCTCCCGGGTTCAGTTCCACCACCCGGAACTGTTGGTCTTCAACAGGTTCCAATGCAGGCACAATATGTACAAAGATATTCAGTGGGTCATAATCAAATCCCTGTGGGATTGCATCAGCAAGTTCAGGGTATGGGTCAGGTCTATGCAAGAGAAAGGAATCCATACGATATCCGAAGAACACCTAGTGGAGTCGGCCAACAAGAAGTTTACTATGAGGTGGGAAATGCAGCTGCAATTCCAATGTATTCAAGAATGGTGGCTCCAGGTGGCGAAGAGATCGAAGGAGCTACAAATAATTTCATTGCCGGTCAGGTCCTGTAG